AGCACAGCGGCATCCTCACAGGTGTCCGAGGCGGTCAGGAGCCGCGAGTCCTGGGGAATATCCAATCCTTGTAAAACGGCCTCCAGGTCCCCTGGAGCAAGCTTTGCCGCTCAACCGGACGCTTTGACGCGTGAAACAAGATCATTCATGGGCATTGTCTTCTCCTGAACGAGCAACACAGGCGATGAAACGTTGTAAAATGGGACTTTGACTCCGCCCACGATGGACAACAAGTTCAAAATCCCGTTCACTGACAAATTCCGGGACAGGCATATGCACCAATTCGCCGCGGTCTAACATGCCGGCAGCGGCAAGACGAGAACTGACCGTCACGCCCACGCCGCCACGAACAGCACGCAGAAGAGCCCCGGTGCTGCCCAATACCGCACGCACGGACAGATCTTCAAGGCGCAATCCGCTCCTCTTCAAAGCGTGGCGCAAGGCGCGGCGCGTCCCGGACCCCGGTTCGCGCAAGACCCAGGGCAAACGGGACAATTGGTCCATAGACAGGGGACCCGACTTGGCGACATCGGTGTGCCGCCCGGCCAAAACGAGCAATTCGTCTTTAATATACGGGGAATATGCCAATTCAGACTCTGAATACCGCCCACCGACTACGCCAGCTTCCAATTCCCCTGTCCGGACGGCTTCGGTGATGGTGCGGGAATCTCCCACCTGAAGGTCCAGGCGGACTTCAGGGTAGCGCTGCACAAAGCGGCCCAGCAGGTCTGGCAGAAGATATTCAGCAGGGATCGTACTCCCGCCGAGCAGCAACTGCCCGACTATTCGATTTTCCAAAGCCCAGACCGAGGCCTCGGCCTCTTTGAGAAGCCCTTGAATCTGTTGCGTATAGGTGTACAGCGTTCGCGCGGCGGCTGTGGGTACGATCTTCCGCGGCAAACGGTCGAAGAGCCGGGTGCCAAGATACTGCTCGAGTTCAGAGATATGGGCACTGACGGTCGGTTGAGTCAAACAAAGTGCCTGGGCCGCTTTAGAAAAGCTCCGTTCACTGTAAACAAACGAAAAGACCTCTAACCGGCGTGAATCCATGGTCATCCTTTCTCTTCCTGACAGGACACGCCCAGGCGCAGTACGCCTGAACCTAGGGACGGTTGCTGGCAAGACCGTCTCACATTCCAGCCCACTCTCACCGCTGATCTCACCGGACGGTTACCAGGCTGCCTCTCCAAATTGCGCGTTGCCGGAGATGGCAACGTTGCGGACAACGCGGGCGAAGGTGCCGCTGTCTCAACTTTTTGTCGCGAAGATCGCCATTCAAGGAGGCATTGAGTATACAGCGATTTCAGCCCTTCGTATAGAGAAAATCTATGCCTTGCGGTAAAAAAAGGGCAGGCCCCTTAAGGCCTGCCCCATCATCTACGCTTCTGGCGTTGAAGCCGCATCACTGCCGGCTTGGCGAGGTTCGACAAAAGCGACCATCGCCATAGGTGCAGCGTCGCCGCGCCGGGGCTCACCGAGTTTGATCACCCGGGTGTATCCCCCTTTGGCTGCGGTATACCGCGGCGCCACTTCATCAAAGAGTTTTTTGACCAAAGCATGGTTGCCAAGAACCTTATATGCTTTCCGACGGGCATGAACCGTATTTTCCAAGCCCATGGAGATCAACCGATCAGCCAATTTGCGCAATTCCTTGGCTTTGGCCTCAGTAGTACGGATCTGCTCATTGGTCAGCAACGACTTCACCTGATTGCGCATCAGGGCTTTCCGATGCTCCCAGGTCCGATTGAGCTTTCTACCGGATTTCTTATGCCTCATCTTGCTGGTTCCTCTCTCGCCATTTCTTGTATTGTTCCTCGAAGCCGTCCAGCTTCATTCCGAAGTCGAGACCGAGTTCATGGATCACCTTGCGGATATCCTCAAGCGATTTGCGACCAAAATTCTTGGTCTTCAACATCTCGCCCTCGGTCTTCTGGACCAGTTCACCAACAAGATTGATGTTGGCGCTTTTCAG
The sequence above is drawn from the Desulfohalobium retbaense DSM 5692 genome and encodes:
- a CDS encoding selenium metabolism-associated LysR family transcriptional regulator, whose amino-acid sequence is MTMDSRRLEVFSFVYSERSFSKAAQALCLTQPTVSAHISELEQYLGTRLFDRLPRKIVPTAAARTLYTYTQQIQGLLKEAEASVWALENRIVGQLLLGGSTIPAEYLLPDLLGRFVQRYPEVRLDLQVGDSRTITEAVRTGELEAGVVGGRYSESELAYSPYIKDELLVLAGRHTDVAKSGPLSMDQLSRLPWVLREPGSGTRRALRHALKRSGLRLEDLSVRAVLGSTGALLRAVRGGVGVTVSSRLAAAGMLDRGELVHMPVPEFVSERDFELVVHRGRSQSPILQRFIACVARSGEDNAHE
- the rplQ gene encoding 50S ribosomal protein L17 encodes the protein MRHKKSGRKLNRTWEHRKALMRNQVKSLLTNEQIRTTEAKAKELRKLADRLISMGLENTVHARRKAYKVLGNHALVKKLFDEVAPRYTAAKGGYTRVIKLGEPRRGDAAPMAMVAFVEPRQAGSDAASTPEA